The stretch of DNA GCCGATCATCCGGTGCTCGCTTCGCATGACCTGCGTCGGACCGCCTTCCGCCATGCCTGAATTTTCCTCCCACTTTGGAAACAGCACATCCTCTTCCCAGACAATGTGGCGTTGCAGGCCGAACTTGAAGGCAGCGAACGCCTCCTTCGCCTTGGCAACATCCTGTCGTTTCTGTTCCTGAAACGTGGTGAACAGGGCATCGAGACGGTCGTGGTCTTGCTCGAACGTGACACTGATCTTTCCTTCGGACATGCGGCTCTCCTTGGTTATGAACTGTGCAATGTGTATTCCAGATGGCAGGCGACACAGGCTTTCAGCACATGGTTTCATTGCGGCATGACGGCGCGATGCTCCCGACGGGTATCGGCATCGAGATGAACCGGGGTACGCACGTCCGGAAAGTGAACGGAAAGAGGATCCCGCCTATGCGATCCTGCACCACCGTCCATGCAACCTCCGATAGATATGATTACGGCCAGAAATAAGATCCAGATGCTTCCATTCAACGCGGTTCGTCTTTTTCCAGTGGTCGATGGAAAGCGACCACCCGCCTGATTCGGTCTCGTCCTGATCTCGGAAACAGATCGGTATCGAAACGTCATCATAACCGTCTATGAATCTTGAGTTGCGCCGATACGGTCCGACGCGCGCTGCGGTTCCACGAGTCGGAGCAGCCGTTCGATGCCGATGGGCTCCTCGGCTTGCATTGGAACCAGCGCGACGCGCGTAGCGTAGCTGGTCCGCACCGCCTCAATCTGGGCCAGTTCGAACCCAGCCCGCTGCCTCAACAGGGGTGCCGATGTTGGAGCAGCGGCCAGGCTGTTGTTGATAAGCCAGGCCCACGGCTCAATACCGGCGCGACGCAGTTCGTTCTGTAAACCTGCAGCCTCCAACATGGGCGTGGTTTCCGCCAAGGTCACAATCATCACCTTCGTCCGGTCAGGGTCCCGTAGCCGCATCATCGGCGTGGTGTGGTGCAGAAGCGGATCGATATGGCGGGTGGCCTCGCGGTGATAGGCCCCGGTGGCATCAAGCAGCAACAGAGTGTGCCCGGTCGGCGCCGTGTCCATGACGACGAATTTCTTGCCGGCCTCGCGAATGATCCTGGAGAACGCCTGGAAGACCGCGATTTCCTCGGTGCAGGGCGAGCGCAGATCCTCCTCCAGCATGGCACGGCCCTGCTCATCGAGGTCCTTGCCCTTGGTGTCGAGAACATGTTGCCGATAGCGCATGATCTCCGCGTGCGGGTCGATTCGGCTGACTTCCAGGTTTTCAAGGGATCCGGACAATGTCTCGGCCAAGTGGGCGGCGGGATCGGACGTGGTCAAATGGACGGGAAGTCCGCGTTGGGCCAATGCTACCGCCACCGCAGCGGCGAGCGTGGTTTTGCCGACCCCGCCCTTGCCCATCATCAGGATGAGGCCGTGGCCGGTTTTCGCGATCTCATCGACCAGGGCCGATAACCGCGGTAGATCAAGGGACTGAGCGGCCGGAGCAGTGGTCACAGGAATGGCTTCGTTTCGATCGGAGAAGAGACTGCTCAG from Nitrospira sp. encodes:
- a CDS encoding hemerythrin domain-containing protein, producing MSEGKISVTFEQDHDRLDALFTTFQEQKRQDVAKAKEAFAAFKFGLQRHIVWEEDVLFPKWEENSGMAEGGPTQVMRSEHRMIGDCLEAIHRKVQAQDPESDRDEQLLLDILKSHNMKEERILYPSIDQVISDQERAELYQAMKDIPEERYRACCGNGHS
- the arsA gene encoding arsenical pump-driving ATPase, which codes for MRFLEHAPIFLFFTGKGGVGKTSISCATAIRLAREGKKVLLVSTDPASNVGQVFRQTIGNSITAIATVAGLSALEIDPQLAAQQYRERIVGPVRGQLPDSVVKSIEEQLSGACTTEIAAFDEFTALLTDETLISSYDHIIFDTAPTGHTIRLLQLPGAWSGFIDTNPGGASCLGPLSGLDKQRQRYADAVAALSDPNRTRLILVARAQKGTLAEVARTYHELAAIGLARQHLVINGVLPEHDAAHDTLASAIRRHEQEALAAMPAVLQALPTDCLPLKAANLVGVEALSSLFSDRNEAIPVTTAPAAQSLDLPRLSALVDEIAKTGHGLILMMGKGGVGKTTLAAAVAVALAQRGLPVHLTTSDPAAHLAETLSGSLENLEVSRIDPHAEIMRYRQHVLDTKGKDLDEQGRAMLEEDLRSPCTEEIAVFQAFSRIIREAGKKFVVMDTAPTGHTLLLLDATGAYHREATRHIDPLLHHTTPMMRLRDPDRTKVMIVTLAETTPMLEAAGLQNELRRAGIEPWAWLINNSLAAAPTSAPLLRQRAGFELAQIEAVRTSYATRVALVPMQAEEPIGIERLLRLVEPQRASDRIGATQDS